The proteins below are encoded in one region of Rhizobium sp. 9140:
- a CDS encoding S24 family peptidase: MLSHERIWHAIDALAERHQMSPSGLARRAGLDPTSFNKSKRQSADGRERWPSTESIAKVLDATGSTIGQFMEFLRPDGGKGYDSVETLAPSSAIPLLGFAQAGAGGFFDDGGFPAGQGWDVVDFPAADTKTGVYALEIQGDSMQPLYRDGDVLIVEPGAQVRRGDRVVVKTTEGEVMAKVLMRQSARGIDLHSLNPEHPNRSFDLSEVEWIARIIWASQ; the protein is encoded by the coding sequence ATGCTGTCACATGAGCGTATCTGGCATGCGATAGACGCCTTGGCGGAGCGGCACCAGATGTCGCCGTCGGGACTTGCCCGGCGTGCCGGCCTCGATCCGACGTCGTTCAACAAATCCAAGCGCCAGTCCGCCGATGGGCGTGAGCGCTGGCCATCCACGGAATCCATCGCCAAGGTTCTTGATGCGACAGGCTCGACCATCGGGCAGTTCATGGAATTCCTGCGGCCGGACGGCGGCAAGGGCTACGACAGCGTGGAAACGCTGGCTCCGTCCAGTGCCATTCCGCTCCTCGGCTTTGCACAGGCGGGCGCCGGCGGCTTTTTTGACGACGGCGGCTTTCCCGCGGGCCAAGGCTGGGATGTGGTCGATTTTCCCGCTGCCGACACGAAAACGGGGGTCTACGCGCTGGAAATCCAGGGCGACAGCATGCAGCCGCTCTACCGGGATGGCGATGTGCTGATCGTGGAGCCGGGCGCGCAGGTTCGCCGCGGAGACCGTGTCGTCGTCAAGACCACCGAAGGCGAGGTTATGGCCAAGGTGCTGATGCGGCAAAGTGCGCGCGGCATCGATCTTCACTCCCTCAATCCCGAACATCCGAACCGCAGCTTCGACCTTTCCGAGGTGGAGTGGATTGCCCGGATCATCTGGGCGAGCCAGTAG
- a CDS encoding calcium:proton antiporter encodes MLSTLIRSERLILVAIAAGIAGFSAEHTLIGMGQVASLAGAVFLIAAIILASMRVAHHAEILATKVGDPYGTMILTLSAVLVEVVILAIMMSSPESSPTLVRDTIYSAVMLDINGILGIAALLGGLKHGEQPYNDDSSRTYCVMILTAMSISMIVPEFIPQAKWHFYSGFTIVAMIMLYAVFLRMQVGAHSYFFSYSYPKTRRESAGGHVEEPQSTTLSIGVLVFGIVVIGVLAEIMSTLLNTGLDGTGAPPVLAAIVVAAISAAPEIMTAMRSALANHMQSVVNIALGASLSTVILTVPVMEAIALYTGQPFIMAMTPVQTVMITITLIVAAINLNDGETNAIEGMTHFVLFATFIMLSCLGL; translated from the coding sequence GTGCTCTCCACCCTCATCCGCTCAGAGCGGCTCATCCTCGTTGCCATTGCGGCCGGTATCGCCGGTTTTTCCGCAGAGCACACGCTGATCGGCATGGGGCAGGTAGCGTCGCTCGCCGGTGCCGTTTTCCTCATCGCCGCCATCATTCTCGCCTCCATGCGGGTGGCGCACCATGCGGAAATCCTCGCGACCAAGGTCGGCGATCCCTACGGCACGATGATCCTGACGCTGTCGGCCGTGCTGGTCGAGGTGGTCATTCTCGCCATCATGATGAGTTCGCCGGAGAGTTCGCCGACGCTGGTACGCGACACGATCTATTCCGCCGTCATGCTCGATATCAACGGCATTCTCGGCATCGCAGCGCTTCTCGGAGGCCTGAAGCACGGCGAACAGCCTTATAACGATGATTCAAGCCGCACCTATTGCGTCATGATCCTGACGGCCATGAGCATTTCCATGATCGTGCCGGAATTCATTCCGCAGGCGAAGTGGCACTTCTACTCCGGCTTCACCATCGTCGCCATGATCATGCTCTACGCAGTGTTCCTGCGCATGCAGGTTGGTGCACACAGCTATTTCTTCAGCTACAGCTATCCGAAGACGCGCCGCGAAAGTGCTGGCGGCCACGTCGAGGAGCCCCAGAGCACGACGCTCTCGATCGGCGTTCTGGTTTTCGGCATCGTCGTCATCGGCGTTCTCGCGGAAATCATGTCGACGCTGCTCAATACGGGCCTGGACGGAACCGGCGCGCCGCCGGTTCTCGCCGCCATCGTGGTCGCTGCCATTTCGGCTGCGCCCGAGATCATGACGGCCATGCGCTCGGCGCTTGCCAATCATATGCAATCGGTGGTCAATATCGCTCTGGGTGCCTCGCTGTCGACGGTCATCCTCACGGTGCCCGTCATGGAGGCCATTGCGCTTTACACCGGCCAGCCGTTCATCATGGCGATGACGCCGGTGCAGACGGTCATGATCACGATCACGCTGATCGTCGCCGCCATCAACCTCAACGACGGCGAGACCAACGCCATCGAAGGCATGACGCATTTCGTGCTGTTCGCCACCTTCATCATGCTGTCCTGCCTCGGGCTCTAG
- the mntR gene encoding manganese-binding transcriptional regulator MntR yields the protein MARRTIPRADPLPDADIHSEGFRQTREARRGALIEDYVELIVDLIDDGNEARQVDIAARLGVAQPTVAKMLARLAADGLVSRKPYRGVFLTEAGQKMAAESRERHQTVEQFLRCLGVSPETARIDAEGIEHHVSDETLAAFRRLIADRS from the coding sequence GTGGCGCGTCGAACCATTCCCCGCGCGGATCCTCTTCCGGACGCCGACATTCACTCCGAGGGCTTTCGCCAGACACGGGAAGCGCGGCGCGGCGCTCTGATCGAGGACTATGTCGAACTCATCGTCGACCTGATCGATGACGGCAACGAGGCGCGCCAGGTCGATATCGCCGCCCGTCTGGGCGTGGCGCAGCCGACCGTCGCCAAGATGCTGGCACGGCTCGCGGCCGATGGCCTCGTCTCGCGCAAGCCCTATCGCGGCGTATTCCTGACGGAGGCCGGGCAGAAGATGGCAGCCGAAAGCCGCGAGCGTCACCAGACCGTAGAGCAGTTTTTGCGTTGTCTCGGCGTCAGCCCGGAGACCGCCCGCATCGATGCCGAAGGCATCGAGCACCATGTCAGCGACGAGACGCTCGCCGCCTTCCGCCGTCTGATTGCCGACAGGTCCTAG